One genomic segment of Podarcis raffonei isolate rPodRaf1 chromosome 7, rPodRaf1.pri, whole genome shotgun sequence includes these proteins:
- the FAM217A gene encoding protein FAM217A isoform X5, producing MEQLAALSLSKNTRTSQLSPNSCRQAPYHSWSYIHNQGNKAVSRDFHRRLGEMPSSSSDVPINFIHTNNPLVQSFIKRCHTVSYLETQKAALENCNRNGDGDFLKNEAIASAAYPATDGSSDDMLSVIRSSLKRGNGNVEDKPSIEKEISENEKRNKELLKYLKNVNVNLKPDPIEVKEDVSSSSESDTFSYPDFLPPPYNTWDLQKMSSSKFDEWKSSFNPPLEESLCKLISRLVEMEKLQHLTILKERTRETVSPTMAVNNRTSFSKDAHQFKQLKQSDSSCPQAGFDGDLHHFGCCMQELDMPKCTCQRCHSKWNSGASSPARPSTKPCRASCSRCNKCAKAPVILDSRNVPARRALSCSGSSQKIRSAVKTTSAKLLLPSAAVAYSLPDSESSKWKQPRTKRKPCRKNGALTSKLKSIPVISKEKCSPADQQ from the exons ATGGAACAGCTGGCCGCTCTTAGCTTGTCCAAAAATACTAGGACATCACAG CTCAGCCCAAATAGCTGCAGACAAGCACCATATCATTCCTGGAGCTATATACATAATCAAGGCAACAAGGCAGTGAGCAG aGACTTCCATAGACGTTTGGGGGAAATGCCGTCTAGCTCCAGTGATGTTCCTATAAACTTCATCCACACTAATAATCCTCTGGTACAGTCTTTTATAAAGAGATGCCACACAGTTTCTTATCTTGAAACCCAGAAAGCAGCTTTGGAGAACTGCAATAGAAATGGagatggggattttttaaaaaacgaagccATTGCTTCTGCTGCTTATCCTGCTACAGATGGTAGTAGTGATGACATGCTTTCTGTAATCAGATCGAGTTTGAAAAGAGGAAATGGCAACGTAGAGGACAAGCCTTCAATAGAAAAAGAGATATCtgaaaatgagaaaagaaataaagagttgctgaaatatttaaaaaacgtGAATGTTAACCTAAAACCGGATCCTATAGAAGTCAAGGAAGACGTTTCCTCTTCATCTGAGAGTGATACATTTTCATACCCTGATTTTCTTCCCCCGCCTTACAATACCTGGGATTTACAAAAAATGTCCTCATCAAAATTTGATGAATGGAAATCATCCTTTAATCCGCCTCTCGAAGAATCACTTTGCAAGCTAATTTCCCGTCTGGTGGAAATGGAGAAGTTGCAACACTTGACGATATTAAAAGAAAGGACAAGAGAGACTGTTTCTCCCACTATGGCTGTTAACAACCGCACCAGTTTTTCAAAAGATGCACACCAGTTTAAGCAACTGAAGCAATCCGATAGTTCATGTCCTCAGGCAGGTTTTGATGGAGATCTTCACCATTTTGGCTGCTGCATGCAAGAACTGGACATGCCAAAATGCACTTGCCAGCGCTGTCATAGTAAGTGGAATTCTGGAGCATCTTCCCCTGCACGGCCGTCCACAAAGCCCTGCCGAGCATCGTGCAGTAGGTGCAACAAGTGCGCCAAAGCTCCAGTAATCTTAGACTCAAGAAATGTACCCGCACGGAGAGCTCTGTCATGCTCCGGAAGCTCACAAAAAATTCGATCTGCTGTCAAAACAACTTCAGCAAAGTTGCTTTTACCCAGTGCAGCTGTAGCTTACTCCTTACCTGACAGCGAAAGTTCAAAATGGAAGCAGCCAAGGACAAAACGAAAACCTTGTAGAAAAAATGGAGCGCTAACGAGTAAACTAAAATCCATACCtgttatttcaaaagaaaaatgctCGCCTGCTGACCAGCAATGA
- the FAM217A gene encoding protein FAM217A isoform X4: MGTAPSLARNHTSVIWNLIFLLKRNFIHQKRRLLEKDHYNAAMEQLAALSLSKNTRTSQLSPNSCRQAPYHSWSYIHNQGNKAVSRDFHRRLGEMPSSSSDVPINFIHTNNPLVQSFIKRCHTVSYLETQKAALENCNRNGDGDFLKNEAIASAAYPATDGSSDDMLSVIRSSLKRGNGNVEDKPSIEKEISENEKRNKELLKYLKNVNVNLKPDPIEVKEDVSSSSESDTFSYPDFLPPPYNTWDLQKMSSSKFDEWKSSFNPPLEESLCKLISRLVEMEKLQHLTILKERTRETVSPTMAVNNRTSFSKDAHQFKQLKQSDSSCPQAGFDGDLHHFGCCMQELDMPKCTCQRCHSKWNSGASSPARPSTKPCRASCSRCNKCAKAPVILDSRNVPARRALSCSGSSQKIRSAVKTTSAKLLLPSAAVAYSLPDSESSKWKQPRTKRKPCRKNGALTSKLKSIPVISKEKCSPADQQ, from the exons ATGGGAACAGCACCTTCTCTCGCCAG AAACCACACTTCTGTAATTTGGAATCTGATTTTTCTGCTGAAAAGAAATTTCATTCATCAGAAGAGAAGATTGCTAGAGAAG GACCATTATAATGCTGCAATGGAACAGCTGGCCGCTCTTAGCTTGTCCAAAAATACTAGGACATCACAG CTCAGCCCAAATAGCTGCAGACAAGCACCATATCATTCCTGGAGCTATATACATAATCAAGGCAACAAGGCAGTGAGCAG aGACTTCCATAGACGTTTGGGGGAAATGCCGTCTAGCTCCAGTGATGTTCCTATAAACTTCATCCACACTAATAATCCTCTGGTACAGTCTTTTATAAAGAGATGCCACACAGTTTCTTATCTTGAAACCCAGAAAGCAGCTTTGGAGAACTGCAATAGAAATGGagatggggattttttaaaaaacgaagccATTGCTTCTGCTGCTTATCCTGCTACAGATGGTAGTAGTGATGACATGCTTTCTGTAATCAGATCGAGTTTGAAAAGAGGAAATGGCAACGTAGAGGACAAGCCTTCAATAGAAAAAGAGATATCtgaaaatgagaaaagaaataaagagttgctgaaatatttaaaaaacgtGAATGTTAACCTAAAACCGGATCCTATAGAAGTCAAGGAAGACGTTTCCTCTTCATCTGAGAGTGATACATTTTCATACCCTGATTTTCTTCCCCCGCCTTACAATACCTGGGATTTACAAAAAATGTCCTCATCAAAATTTGATGAATGGAAATCATCCTTTAATCCGCCTCTCGAAGAATCACTTTGCAAGCTAATTTCCCGTCTGGTGGAAATGGAGAAGTTGCAACACTTGACGATATTAAAAGAAAGGACAAGAGAGACTGTTTCTCCCACTATGGCTGTTAACAACCGCACCAGTTTTTCAAAAGATGCACACCAGTTTAAGCAACTGAAGCAATCCGATAGTTCATGTCCTCAGGCAGGTTTTGATGGAGATCTTCACCATTTTGGCTGCTGCATGCAAGAACTGGACATGCCAAAATGCACTTGCCAGCGCTGTCATAGTAAGTGGAATTCTGGAGCATCTTCCCCTGCACGGCCGTCCACAAAGCCCTGCCGAGCATCGTGCAGTAGGTGCAACAAGTGCGCCAAAGCTCCAGTAATCTTAGACTCAAGAAATGTACCCGCACGGAGAGCTCTGTCATGCTCCGGAAGCTCACAAAAAATTCGATCTGCTGTCAAAACAACTTCAGCAAAGTTGCTTTTACCCAGTGCAGCTGTAGCTTACTCCTTACCTGACAGCGAAAGTTCAAAATGGAAGCAGCCAAGGACAAAACGAAAACCTTGTAGAAAAAATGGAGCGCTAACGAGTAAACTAAAATCCATACCtgttatttcaaaagaaaaatgctCGCCTGCTGACCAGCAATGA
- the FAM217A gene encoding protein FAM217A isoform X3 has product MHHPMEAGGGEPASSPAAAASETSGSFGGLPGLVRGSKNNKSASLVGKEDFIPGIYGNSTFSRQKPHFCNLESDFSAEKKFHSSEEKIAREGVLTGAFYKDHYNAAMEQLAALSLSKNTRTSQLSPNSCRQAPYHSWSYIHNQGNKAVSRDFHRRLGEMPSSSSDVPINFIHTNNPLVQSFIKRCHTVSYLETQKAALENCNRNGDGDFLKNEAIASAAYPATDGSSDDMLSVIRSSLKRGNGNVEDKPSIEKEISENEKRNKELLKYLKNVNVNLKPDPIEVKEDVSSSSESDTFSYPDFLPPPYNTWDLQKMSSSKFDEWKSSFNPPLEESLCKLISRLVEMEKLQHLTILKERTRETVSPTMAVNNRTSFSKDAHQFKQLKQSDSSCPQAGFDGDLHHFGCCMQELDMPKCTCQRCHSKWNSGASSPARPSTKPCRASCSRCNKCAKAPVILDSRNVPARRALSCSGSSQKIRSAVKTTSAKLLLPSAAVAYSLPDSESSKWKQPRTKRKPCRKNGALTSKLKSIPVISKEKCSPADQQ; this is encoded by the exons GTTGGTCAGGGGAAGCAAGAACAACAAGTCTGCTAGCTTAGTGGGAAAAGAAGACTTTATACCTGGCATTTATGGGAACAGCACCTTCTCTCGCCAG AAACCACACTTCTGTAATTTGGAATCTGATTTTTCTGCTGAAAAGAAATTTCATTCATCAGAAGAGAAGATTGCTAGAGAAG GTGTTCTTACAGGTGCGTTTTATAAG GACCATTATAATGCTGCAATGGAACAGCTGGCCGCTCTTAGCTTGTCCAAAAATACTAGGACATCACAG CTCAGCCCAAATAGCTGCAGACAAGCACCATATCATTCCTGGAGCTATATACATAATCAAGGCAACAAGGCAGTGAGCAG aGACTTCCATAGACGTTTGGGGGAAATGCCGTCTAGCTCCAGTGATGTTCCTATAAACTTCATCCACACTAATAATCCTCTGGTACAGTCTTTTATAAAGAGATGCCACACAGTTTCTTATCTTGAAACCCAGAAAGCAGCTTTGGAGAACTGCAATAGAAATGGagatggggattttttaaaaaacgaagccATTGCTTCTGCTGCTTATCCTGCTACAGATGGTAGTAGTGATGACATGCTTTCTGTAATCAGATCGAGTTTGAAAAGAGGAAATGGCAACGTAGAGGACAAGCCTTCAATAGAAAAAGAGATATCtgaaaatgagaaaagaaataaagagttgctgaaatatttaaaaaacgtGAATGTTAACCTAAAACCGGATCCTATAGAAGTCAAGGAAGACGTTTCCTCTTCATCTGAGAGTGATACATTTTCATACCCTGATTTTCTTCCCCCGCCTTACAATACCTGGGATTTACAAAAAATGTCCTCATCAAAATTTGATGAATGGAAATCATCCTTTAATCCGCCTCTCGAAGAATCACTTTGCAAGCTAATTTCCCGTCTGGTGGAAATGGAGAAGTTGCAACACTTGACGATATTAAAAGAAAGGACAAGAGAGACTGTTTCTCCCACTATGGCTGTTAACAACCGCACCAGTTTTTCAAAAGATGCACACCAGTTTAAGCAACTGAAGCAATCCGATAGTTCATGTCCTCAGGCAGGTTTTGATGGAGATCTTCACCATTTTGGCTGCTGCATGCAAGAACTGGACATGCCAAAATGCACTTGCCAGCGCTGTCATAGTAAGTGGAATTCTGGAGCATCTTCCCCTGCACGGCCGTCCACAAAGCCCTGCCGAGCATCGTGCAGTAGGTGCAACAAGTGCGCCAAAGCTCCAGTAATCTTAGACTCAAGAAATGTACCCGCACGGAGAGCTCTGTCATGCTCCGGAAGCTCACAAAAAATTCGATCTGCTGTCAAAACAACTTCAGCAAAGTTGCTTTTACCCAGTGCAGCTGTAGCTTACTCCTTACCTGACAGCGAAAGTTCAAAATGGAAGCAGCCAAGGACAAAACGAAAACCTTGTAGAAAAAATGGAGCGCTAACGAGTAAACTAAAATCCATACCtgttatttcaaaagaaaaatgctCGCCTGCTGACCAGCAATGA